From the Halorhabdus utahensis DSM 12940 genome, one window contains:
- a CDS encoding transketolase: MKTLPGNSTSDGDLDDRIDQYRQTAQEVRRDIIEMVYAAQSGHPGGSLSAVEYLLWLYNEELNVDPANPSDPDRDRLIYSKGHACPVLYALLARYDFVDCDPNEEFRRLGGELPGHSSPKVPGVEFPSGSLGQGLSYANGQAMGADFDDRDYDVYAILGDGETQEGNIWEAAMSAGEKELDVVAIVDRNKKQNDLPVAETMEIDPLAEKFEAFRWDVWEVDGHDFGEIAEAFEEINDADGPRLLIANTVKGYPIDFMEAQPNGYHAGAITDDELDEAMEELGFDPDTVEVSTK, encoded by the coding sequence GTGAAAACTTTGCCTGGAAATAGTACGTCAGATGGTGATCTGGACGATCGAATCGACCAGTATCGCCAGACAGCACAGGAGGTTCGCAGGGACATCATCGAGATGGTCTATGCGGCCCAGTCAGGGCATCCAGGCGGTTCGCTTTCGGCCGTCGAGTATCTGCTCTGGCTGTACAACGAGGAACTGAACGTCGATCCCGCGAACCCGTCGGATCCGGATCGTGACCGTCTCATCTACAGTAAAGGTCACGCGTGTCCGGTTCTGTACGCGTTGCTCGCTCGATACGACTTCGTCGACTGTGACCCCAACGAGGAGTTCCGCCGGCTTGGCGGGGAACTGCCGGGCCACTCCTCGCCGAAGGTCCCGGGCGTCGAATTCCCGTCGGGCTCGCTCGGTCAGGGTCTCTCGTACGCGAACGGACAGGCGATGGGAGCCGACTTCGACGACCGTGACTACGACGTCTACGCCATCCTGGGCGACGGCGAGACCCAGGAAGGCAACATCTGGGAAGCCGCGATGTCCGCGGGCGAGAAGGAACTCGACGTCGTCGCGATCGTCGACCGCAACAAGAAACAGAACGATCTCCCCGTCGCCGAGACGATGGAGATCGATCCGCTGGCCGAGAAGTTCGAGGCCTTCCGGTGGGACGTCTGGGAGGTCGACGGCCACGACTTCGGCGAGATCGCCGAGGCCTTCGAGGAGATCAACGACGCGGACGGCCCGCGCCTGCTGATCGCAAACACCGTCAAGGGCTACCCGATCGACTTCATGGAGGCCCAGCCCAACGGCTATCACGCCGGGGCGATCACCGACGACGAACTCGACGAGGCGATGGAAGAGCTTGGCTTTGACCCCGACACCGTGGAGGTGAGCACGAAATGA
- a CDS encoding ABC transporter substrate-binding protein, translating to MAQTEPAQKRFELLHQLVGAEWGGAALNALVDGYERRTSYAVEETTTSADDLSIRVKIRILQERAPDAWIEWPGQHITPYIDTGAVRDITDVWEENGLVDAFTEGAKEQVRFDGSYYAIPLNIHRINNLFYNVEMVERAGVNIDVNSPQAFVDVLEQLDDALDVAPFLMALRNPWGAIHVWETIVLGETDPQTYRDIINGDADRHRDAIASTLSILARYLEFANDDAQFSSLPDANAHFVDDEGALFLMGDWAASAYDQDDYGETWDTIPFPGTAGEYPINMDALIPSSTAGDTTAIDEFLAYAGSREAQTAFNRHKGSTPPRTDTDRSEFTDFLQDQQADFDAATSQVPSMAHGLAVHPEQLIEVKSTMAEFVSDPDPATTADRLADILS from the coding sequence ATGGCACAGACCGAACCGGCACAAAAGCGGTTTGAACTCCTGCACCAATTAGTGGGGGCTGAGTGGGGCGGGGCGGCGCTGAACGCGCTCGTTGATGGCTACGAGCGCCGAACGTCGTATGCCGTCGAGGAGACGACGACGTCGGCCGACGATCTCTCTATCCGGGTGAAGATCCGGATCCTTCAGGAACGGGCCCCGGACGCCTGGATCGAATGGCCGGGCCAGCACATCACGCCGTACATCGATACCGGTGCAGTCCGTGACATCACCGATGTCTGGGAAGAGAACGGGCTCGTGGATGCCTTCACCGAGGGGGCCAAAGAACAGGTCCGCTTCGACGGCAGTTACTACGCAATCCCGCTGAACATCCACCGGATCAACAACCTGTTTTACAACGTCGAGATGGTCGAGCGAGCCGGTGTCAATATCGACGTCAACTCACCGCAAGCGTTCGTCGACGTCCTCGAACAACTCGATGATGCCCTCGACGTCGCGCCGTTCTTGATGGCACTCCGGAACCCCTGGGGAGCGATCCACGTCTGGGAGACGATCGTCCTCGGGGAGACCGATCCCCAGACGTATCGGGACATCATCAACGGGGATGCCGACCGCCACCGCGATGCCATCGCGTCGACGCTTTCGATTCTGGCACGCTATCTGGAATTCGCCAACGACGACGCGCAGTTCTCCTCGCTGCCCGACGCCAACGCCCACTTTGTCGACGACGAGGGGGCGCTGTTCCTGATGGGCGACTGGGCTGCCAGCGCGTACGATCAGGACGACTACGGCGAGACTTGGGATACGATCCCGTTCCCGGGGACTGCGGGCGAGTATCCCATCAACATGGACGCGCTCATCCCGTCGAGTACTGCCGGCGACACGACGGCGATCGACGAGTTCCTCGCCTACGCCGGCTCCCGCGAGGCACAGACCGCGTTCAATCGTCACAAAGGTTCGACCCCACCCCGGACCGACACCGATCGCTCGGAGTTCACGGACTTCCTTCAGGATCAGCAGGCGGACTTCGACGCCGCCACCTCACAGGTCCCGTCGATGGCCCACGGTCTGGCGGTCCATCCCGAGCAACTCATCGAAGTCAAGTCCACGATGGCGGAGTTCGTCTCCGATCCCGATCCGGCGACGACCGCCGACAGACTCGCCGATATCCTCTCTTGA
- a CDS encoding family 4 glycosyl hydrolase encodes MTESSYGVQAEGIDTDDVTIAYIGGGSREWAPKFFRDLAISDLSGEVRLHDIDHESAERNAEFGNWVQDRDEVEAEWEYEAVADRDEALDGADAVVLSTQYNPAETFVHDLDIPKEHGIYGAVAATIGPGGIFRAMRTIPVYREFAASIREQCPDAWVFNFTNPVHFVTRALYDEYPDINAVGFCHEVLWTRHHLAKIVEEELGEEAARSDISVNVKGINHFTWIDEARYKGRDLWPLLEDLVDTDRANREFTPEDLEDDSPFTDKQQVTWELFRRFGVFPAAGDRHLVEYATSFLVGGKEGLNRWGVKRTTSDYRAKHWNPAESEQTTDVEAWMNGEREFELFHSNEIFDDMMMALAGEDTMVANVNMPNEGQVTDIEDGAVVETNAVIREGEIKPTTAGGFPRPVRSMINGHVDTIESIIEASRTGDIDEAFAGFLLDQQVRTLQTEEAREMFAELVAAEEEYLQGWDLDGSDVLAEADAYDA; translated from the coding sequence ATGACAGAATCATCATACGGCGTACAAGCCGAGGGTATCGACACCGACGACGTGACGATCGCCTACATCGGCGGCGGGAGCCGCGAGTGGGCACCGAAGTTCTTCCGGGACCTTGCGATCTCTGACCTCTCGGGAGAAGTGCGGCTACACGACATCGACCACGAGAGCGCCGAGCGCAACGCCGAGTTCGGCAACTGGGTCCAGGACCGCGATGAAGTCGAAGCCGAATGGGAGTACGAAGCCGTCGCGGATCGCGACGAAGCGCTCGACGGCGCTGACGCTGTCGTCCTTTCGACGCAGTACAACCCCGCGGAGACCTTCGTCCACGATCTGGACATCCCCAAGGAGCACGGTATCTACGGCGCGGTCGCCGCCACCATCGGCCCGGGCGGGATCTTCCGGGCGATGCGGACGATCCCCGTCTACCGGGAGTTCGCCGCCTCCATCCGCGAGCAGTGTCCCGACGCCTGGGTGTTCAACTTCACCAACCCCGTCCACTTCGTCACCCGCGCGCTGTACGACGAGTATCCCGACATCAACGCTGTCGGCTTCTGTCACGAGGTGCTGTGGACGCGCCATCATCTGGCGAAGATCGTCGAGGAAGAACTCGGCGAGGAGGCCGCGCGGTCGGACATCTCGGTCAACGTCAAGGGCATCAACCACTTCACGTGGATCGACGAAGCCCGGTACAAGGGCCGGGACCTCTGGCCCCTGCTCGAAGACCTGGTCGACACCGACCGCGCGAACCGCGAGTTCACGCCCGAGGACCTCGAAGACGATTCGCCGTTCACCGACAAACAGCAGGTCACCTGGGAGCTGTTCCGCCGCTTCGGCGTCTTCCCGGCGGCGGGCGACCGCCACCTCGTCGAGTACGCGACCTCCTTCCTCGTCGGCGGCAAGGAGGGGCTCAACCGCTGGGGCGTCAAACGGACCACCAGCGACTATCGCGCGAAACACTGGAACCCCGCCGAGTCCGAACAGACCACCGACGTCGAGGCCTGGATGAACGGCGAGCGGGAGTTCGAACTCTTCCATTCGAACGAAATCTTCGACGACATGATGATGGCGCTGGCCGGGGAAGACACGATGGTCGCGAACGTCAACATGCCCAACGAGGGGCAGGTCACTGACATCGAAGACGGTGCCGTCGTCGAAACCAACGCCGTGATCCGAGAGGGCGAGATCAAGCCGACCACCGCCGGTGGGTTCCCCCGTCCGGTCCGGTCGATGATCAACGGCCACGTCGACACCATCGAATCGATCATCGAGGCCTCTCGCACCGGCGACATCGACGAAGCCTTCGCCGGCTTCCTGCTCGACCAGCAGGTCCGGACGCTCCAGACCGAGGAGGCCCGCGAGATGTTCGCCGAGCTGGTCGCTGCCGAGGAAGAGTATCTCCAGGGCTGGGATCTCGACGGCTCGGACGTGCTGGCGGAAGCCGACGCCTACGACGCCTAA
- a CDS encoding DUF7342 family protein: MNDQSQPEEFADVNEAVEDEWESETTPYERIRHVVAHAYSPVSADAVADDALTTPKTARKHLETLAEEGFVETSPGEHGGTLYRRSPESLVVEQAADILEHVTTDELVTRVTEMRERLNEYRTEYGVDSPEELAVERTNQTLSESGSAGQEIDPETVRDWKTLRRNLAFANAALSIGTAEQFVGEDDRSTDESIPA; encoded by the coding sequence ATGAACGATCAAAGTCAACCGGAAGAGTTCGCGGATGTCAACGAGGCGGTCGAAGACGAATGGGAGTCCGAGACGACTCCCTACGAACGCATCCGGCACGTCGTCGCCCACGCGTACTCCCCTGTCTCGGCCGATGCAGTCGCCGACGACGCGCTAACAACCCCGAAGACGGCGCGAAAACACCTCGAGACGCTCGCCGAGGAGGGGTTCGTCGAGACGTCGCCCGGCGAGCATGGCGGAACGCTGTATCGCCGGTCCCCGGAATCACTCGTCGTCGAACAGGCCGCGGACATCCTCGAGCACGTTACGACTGACGAACTCGTCACGCGGGTCACCGAGATGCGCGAGCGACTCAACGAGTACCGCACCGAGTACGGCGTCGACTCCCCGGAAGAACTCGCCGTCGAACGGACGAATCAGACGCTGTCCGAGTCTGGTTCCGCCGGGCAGGAGATCGATCCGGAAACGGTCCGTGACTGGAAAACGCTCCGTCGAAACCTCGCGTTCGCGAACGCTGCCCTCTCGATCGGGACCGCCGAGCAGTTCGTCGGCGAGGACGATCGCTCGACTGACGAGAGCATTCCCGCCTGA
- a CDS encoding glycoside hydrolase family 3 N-terminal domain-containing protein, protein MTDSDIIQDSTAPTERRIDALLAEMTLEEKAGQLSGIPPKQIGVIPEKEMIDDDGGIDDDVVEEYLGNGIGHLTQIASQGLLDPEDAAEMINTFQEYLVEETRLGIPALEHEECLTGYRGPGGTIFPQSIGLASTWSPALVESITDSIRKRLAAVGAVQALSPVLDVSRDMRWGRVEETYGEDPQLVGALGAAYVSGLQNDGDGIDATLKHFAAHGSGEGGKNRSSVQIGERELREVHLYPFEVAIREADARAVMNAYHDIDGVPCASSEWLLTDVLRGEWGFDGHVVADYFSVDLLKTEHGIADTQREAGVAALEAGLDIELPATDCYGENLLKAVEDGELSEATVDTAVRRVLRAKIESGVFDDPYVDPEAASEPFDTDEQTELAARAARESMTLLENDDLLPLAGEDLDSVALVGPQADDGRAQVGDYTHAARFDTEEDGDFECVTPRDALEAKGETAGFDVEYVEGATMTGPSTEEFDAAEETVADADVAVACVGARSDIDFADRENPSELPDVPTSGENCDVTDLELPGVQAELIDRLAETDTPLVVVQVSGKPHAIPEIAETVPALLHAWLPGQAGGTAIADVLFGEYNPSGHLPVSIPKSVGQQPVYYSRKPNSANEEHVYMDGEPLYSFGHGLSYTDFEYGELELEEGTVEPMGSLSASVTVTNAGERAGDDVVQLYQHAENPSQARPVQELLGFERVHLEPGESKRVTFTFDATQLAYYDLNMHLAVEEGPYELRVGESAAEIVDTADFEVTDTKVVPRTARSYLTETSVEPVE, encoded by the coding sequence ATGACTGACTCCGATATCATCCAGGACTCGACAGCACCGACCGAGCGCCGGATCGACGCGTTACTGGCGGAGATGACGCTCGAGGAGAAAGCCGGCCAGCTGAGCGGGATTCCCCCGAAGCAGATCGGCGTGATCCCCGAGAAGGAAATGATCGACGACGACGGCGGGATCGACGATGACGTGGTCGAGGAGTATCTCGGAAACGGGATCGGCCACCTGACCCAGATCGCCAGTCAGGGACTGCTCGATCCCGAAGACGCGGCCGAGATGATCAACACCTTCCAGGAGTATCTCGTCGAGGAGACGCGGCTGGGCATCCCCGCGCTCGAACACGAGGAGTGTCTGACCGGCTACCGGGGCCCTGGCGGAACCATTTTCCCGCAGTCGATCGGGCTGGCGAGTACGTGGTCGCCGGCACTCGTCGAATCGATCACGGACTCGATCCGCAAACGACTTGCGGCAGTCGGCGCGGTCCAGGCGCTCTCGCCGGTGCTCGATGTCTCCCGAGACATGCGGTGGGGCCGCGTCGAGGAGACCTACGGCGAGGACCCGCAACTCGTCGGTGCGTTGGGTGCCGCCTACGTCTCGGGGCTCCAGAACGACGGCGACGGGATCGACGCGACGCTGAAGCACTTCGCGGCCCACGGAAGCGGTGAAGGCGGCAAGAACCGCTCGTCGGTCCAGATCGGCGAGCGCGAATTGAGAGAGGTTCATCTCTATCCCTTCGAGGTCGCGATCCGGGAGGCCGACGCCAGAGCCGTGATGAACGCGTATCACGACATCGACGGCGTCCCGTGTGCGAGTTCCGAGTGGCTGCTGACGGATGTCCTCCGTGGCGAGTGGGGCTTCGATGGCCACGTCGTCGCGGACTACTTCAGCGTGGACTTGCTCAAGACCGAACACGGGATCGCCGACACCCAGCGCGAGGCCGGCGTCGCCGCACTGGAGGCGGGCCTCGATATCGAACTCCCGGCGACCGACTGCTACGGCGAGAACCTCCTCAAGGCCGTCGAGGACGGCGAGTTGAGCGAGGCGACGGTCGACACCGCTGTCCGTCGAGTGCTCCGGGCGAAGATCGAATCCGGCGTCTTCGACGACCCGTACGTCGACCCGGAGGCTGCGTCCGAGCCGTTCGACACCGACGAGCAGACCGAACTCGCCGCCCGGGCCGCACGCGAGTCGATGACGCTGCTCGAGAACGACGACCTCCTGCCGCTCGCGGGTGAGGATCTCGACTCGGTCGCGCTCGTCGGCCCGCAAGCCGACGACGGCCGGGCGCAGGTCGGCGATTACACCCACGCCGCCCGCTTCGACACCGAGGAAGACGGTGACTTCGAGTGTGTCACGCCACGGGATGCGCTCGAAGCCAAAGGCGAGACAGCCGGCTTCGACGTCGAGTACGTCGAGGGTGCGACGATGACCGGCCCCTCGACCGAGGAGTTCGATGCTGCCGAGGAGACCGTCGCCGACGCGGACGTCGCCGTCGCGTGTGTCGGCGCACGCTCGGACATCGACTTCGCGGACCGTGAGAACCCGTCCGAACTGCCTGACGTCCCGACCAGCGGCGAGAACTGTGACGTCACCGACCTCGAGTTACCGGGCGTCCAGGCGGAACTGATCGACCGTCTCGCCGAGACCGACACGCCACTGGTCGTCGTCCAGGTGAGCGGCAAACCCCACGCGATCCCGGAGATCGCCGAGACTGTCCCGGCCCTGCTGCATGCCTGGTTGCCCGGCCAAGCGGGCGGCACCGCCATCGCGGACGTACTCTTCGGCGAGTACAACCCGAGCGGGCATCTGCCGGTGTCGATCCCGAAATCAGTCGGGCAGCAACCGGTCTACTACAGCCGCAAGCCAAACTCGGCCAATGAGGAGCACGTCTACATGGACGGCGAGCCGCTGTACTCTTTCGGTCACGGACTCTCCTACACCGACTTCGAGTACGGCGAACTGGAACTCGAGGAGGGAACGGTCGAACCGATGGGCAGTCTATCGGCGAGCGTGACGGTCACGAACGCGGGCGAGCGGGCAGGCGATGACGTCGTCCAGCTCTACCAGCACGCCGAGAACCCGAGCCAGGCCCGTCCCGTCCAGGAACTGCTCGGCTTCGAACGCGTCCATCTCGAACCCGGCGAGTCAAAGCGTGTCACGTTCACCTTCGACGCGACGCAACTCGCCTACTATGATCTCAATATGCATCTCGCCGTCGAGGAAGGCCCCTACGAACTCCGCGTCGGGGAATCCGCGGCCGAGATCGTCGACACTGCTGATTTCGAGGTCACGGACACGAAAGTCGTCCCGCGGACTGCCCGGAGCTACCTGACCGAGACGAGCGTCGAACCGGTCGAATAG
- a CDS encoding SDR family NAD(P)-dependent oxidoreductase — translation MTDQFEDKAVIVTGASSGLGRAIAKRFGEAGANVTNADIQPDPQTGGTPTHEAINEADNDGEAKYVETDVSSKEDVQVAVDATVSEYGSLDVMVNNAGVTKIAPAEEMDLDDWRWVIDVNLTGVFIGSQIAGQQMLEQEDGGSIVNMASMMGEMGLQKRSPYCAAKGGVINLTRTLAVEWAPEDIYVNALAPGYIYTDITEQTQDSADYSNEDIRRRTPVGRYGTPEEMAENILFLARDDHFVTGEVLHADGGWSADGWGYRE, via the coding sequence ATGACAGATCAATTTGAAGACAAGGCAGTTATCGTCACTGGCGCGTCCTCGGGGCTCGGGCGCGCGATCGCGAAACGCTTCGGGGAAGCCGGCGCGAACGTCACGAACGCGGACATCCAGCCGGACCCCCAGACCGGGGGGACGCCGACCCACGAGGCCATCAACGAGGCGGACAACGACGGCGAGGCCAAGTACGTCGAGACCGACGTCTCCTCGAAGGAGGATGTCCAGGTCGCCGTCGACGCCACCGTCTCCGAGTACGGCTCACTCGACGTGATGGTCAACAACGCCGGCGTCACCAAGATCGCCCCCGCCGAGGAGATGGACTTAGACGACTGGCGGTGGGTCATCGACGTCAACCTCACGGGCGTGTTCATCGGCAGCCAGATCGCGGGCCAGCAGATGCTCGAACAGGAGGATGGCGGGTCGATCGTCAACATGGCGTCGATGATGGGCGAGATGGGGCTCCAGAAGCGCTCGCCGTACTGCGCCGCCAAGGGCGGCGTCATCAACCTCACCCGCACCCTCGCCGTCGAGTGGGCGCCCGAAGACATCTACGTCAACGCCCTGGCTCCCGGTTATATCTACACTGATATCACGGAACAGACCCAGGACTCTGCCGATTACTCCAACGAGGACATCCGCCGACGGACGCCGGTCGGTCGCTACGGGACGCCCGAGGAGATGGCCGAGAACATCCTCTTCCTTGCTCGTGACGATCACTTCGTCACTGGCGAAGTTCTCCACGCCGACGGCGGCTGGAGCGCGGACGGTTGGGGCTACCGGGAGTAA
- a CDS encoding mannonate dehydratase, with amino-acid sequence MDTALMLPPRPDERWTFAKQLGVDTAVVRFWGVDGEWWDYDTLMQTKSRFEDHGFDLDVVEDRPPMEKTVLGKEGRDEEIEAVKQLLRNMGRLDIDVYSWVWTELPLGVIRTSDSLPGRGGSKRIGYDHKWMEQAEDHPEAGITEEELWDNLEYFLNEVVPVAEEAGVKMALHPDDPPLSPVRGVPRIVTSLEDYERILDLYDSPNHGVNFCQGNFGAMEADTEEAIEALAEKIHFVHFRDVEGTPDSFAETWHDDGPTDMLSTMQTYADVGFDGPVRPDHVPRMVGEEDREETMAGYTDMGRLFAVGYMKGLLEAVEA; translated from the coding sequence ATGGATACAGCACTGATGCTCCCGCCGCGCCCCGACGAGCGCTGGACCTTCGCCAAGCAACTCGGCGTCGACACCGCCGTCGTGCGCTTCTGGGGCGTCGACGGCGAGTGGTGGGACTACGACACGCTGATGCAGACCAAGAGCCGCTTCGAGGACCACGGTTTCGACCTCGATGTCGTCGAGGACCGCCCGCCGATGGAGAAGACAGTGCTGGGCAAGGAGGGCCGCGACGAGGAGATTGAGGCCGTCAAGCAGCTGCTGCGGAACATGGGCCGGCTCGACATCGACGTCTACAGCTGGGTCTGGACGGAGCTCCCGCTCGGGGTCATCCGGACCTCCGACTCACTGCCCGGCCGCGGCGGTTCCAAGCGGATCGGCTACGATCACAAGTGGATGGAGCAGGCCGAAGACCACCCCGAGGCCGGCATCACCGAAGAAGAACTCTGGGACAACCTGGAGTACTTCCTGAACGAGGTCGTCCCCGTCGCCGAGGAGGCCGGCGTCAAGATGGCGCTGCACCCGGACGACCCGCCGCTGTCGCCGGTCCGTGGCGTCCCACGGATCGTCACCTCACTCGAGGACTACGAGCGCATTCTGGACCTCTATGACAGCCCGAACCACGGCGTCAACTTCTGCCAGGGGAACTTCGGCGCGATGGAGGCCGACACCGAGGAAGCCATCGAGGCGCTCGCCGAGAAGATCCACTTCGTCCACTTCCGGGACGTCGAGGGGACGCCCGACTCCTTCGCCGAGACCTGGCACGACGACGGGCCGACGGACATGCTCTCGACCATGCAGACCTACGCCGACGTCGGCTTTGATGGGCCGGTCCGGCCCGATCACGTCCCGCGGATGGTCGGCGAGGAGGACCGCGAGGAGACGATGGCCGGCTACACCGACATGGGCCGGCTGTTCGCTGTCGGCTACATGAAGGGGCTGCTCGAGGCCGTCGAGGCCTGA